One window from the genome of Nicotiana sylvestris chromosome 9, ASM39365v2, whole genome shotgun sequence encodes:
- the LOC138878609 gene encoding uncharacterized protein, producing the protein MKVPILKSATHREVAPSEFSHRNGCFHTWNVPPSGFGKVRYIPGYWEWVEDVLPHHKIFLEDLKVYDAIYASLFTYDYNDNVLQAFCELWRPSTNTLSTFIGELSIFLWDLRTIGGLPMHGSFYDEVVPSAKELIEMDHQVKPFLSESCLYLFSAFHRLAKGEFHEFSVHDWVGFWFRGPSRYAEPLQKTSKVDHVRASVFKVASLMARGVKFSLAVLLLASIYHGLREISTSNDLIASDVIFPIHYVCGWMGEYFETHHRVNHMNRSLPLCKILGEKVDKYFNLSDARRLFQRDDARQLYHLALLRGKELHFTENGKLSDSFSEFFISLRSSYLTLRHDATFIVESYNPHRFSRQFGFCQDIPGDLMEQPYDGTLQALVQLWDSSTRLGTSLKFIVPLRPLNDVTLMTREYIDWWPIHRLDPSKKNPHIVSTSPRQDQVHVRSKGVPSRLKVKLPSPSSKPKTKSNDLLQAAQTLSKSKVMKDGNAPTKKKVRRRSLALKTTTTAPRYPTTLAKGRSA; encoded by the exons ATGAAGGTCCCTATTTTGAAGTCCGCAACTCATCGGGAAGTCGCGCCGTCTGAATTTTCTCATCGCAATGGATGCTTCCACACTTGGAATGTTCCCCCTTCTGGCTTTGGCAAGGTTCGCTACATACCCGGCTACTGGGAGTGGGTAGAAGATGTGCTCCCCCACCACAAAATTTTTTTGGAAGATCTGAAGGTCTACGATGCCATATACGCTTCATTGTTTACGTACGATTATAACGACAACGTGCTTCAGGCCTTTTGTGAGCTTTGGCGTCCTTCCACCAACACACTTTCTACCTTCATTGGAgaattatctatatttttatgGGACCTGCGAACCATTGGAGGCCTTCCCATGCATGGGTCCTTTTATGACGAAGTAGTTCCTTCAGCGAAGGAGTTGATAGAAATGGACCATCAAGTGAAGCCATTCCTCTCAGAAAGCTGCTTATACTTGTTTTCAGCGTTCCACAGGCTTGCAAAAGGGGAATTTCATGAGTTCTCCGTCCATGATTGGGTGGGGTTCTGGTTTAGAGGGCCGAGCAGGTATGCTGAGCCTCTGCAAAAGACGTCAAAG GTTGACCACGTTCGTGCTAGTGTTTTCAAAGTTGCAAGCTTAATGGCTCGTGGAGTAAAATTCTCTTTAGCAGTCCTGCTCCTTGCGAGCATATACCATGGCTTGAGGGAGATCTCCACTTCCAATGACCTGATTGCAAGTGATGTAATTTTTCCCATACACTATGTGTGTGGTTGGATGGGAGAGTATTTTGAGACCCACCATCGTGTTAATCACATGAACCGAAGTTTACCCttatgcaaaattttaggcgagAAGGTGGATAAATATTTCAACCTTTCTGATGCTCGAAGGTTGTTCCAACGTGATGATGCCCGTCAACTCTACCATTTGGCATTGTTGCGCGGCAAAGAGTTACACTTTACGGAAAATGGCAAACTTTCAGATTCGTTCAGCGAATTTTTTATATCTCTTCGCTCTAGCTATCTCACCCTTAGGCATGATGCTACTTTTATCGTGGAGTCCTACAACCCTCACAGGTTTAGTAGGCAGTTTGGTTTTTGCCAAGACATCCCTGGAGATCTTATGGAGCAGCCCTATGATGGTACGTTGCAGGCACTAGTGCAACTTTGGGATTCATCCACACGTCTTGGTACCTCCTTGAAATTCATTGTGCCACTACGTCCGTTAAACGATGTGACCTTAATGACTCGTGAGTACATAGACTGGTGGCCAATACATCGACTAGATCCTTCAAAAAAGAACCCTCATATTGTTTCGACAAGTCCAAGGCAAGATCAAGTGCATGTGCGATCTAAAGGGGTCCCGAGTCGACTGAAAGTAAAGCTACCTTCTCCTTCTTCCAAGCCTAAGACGAAGTCAAATGACCTTCTGCAAGCAGCCCAGACCCTTTCCAAGTCCAAAGTCATGAAGGATGGGAATGCACCGACGAAAAAGAAAGTTAGGCGACGTTCATTGGCCTTGAAGACAACTACTACTGCCCCAAGGTATCCAACGACTCTTGCAAAAGGAAGGAGTGCCTAG